A region of the Cannabis sativa cultivar Pink pepper isolate KNU-18-1 chromosome 3, ASM2916894v1, whole genome shotgun sequence genome:
TTGTGGATGAACAACTTGTTTGATtggacaattttttattttttctttggaatgtgtagttttattttaaggttgTTAGATTCCATGCCAAATGGTCAATCTATTTATGTATTcttaatatgataaattattcattttatatCTTTTATGTGTCTGCCAATTAGTTGATAATTTAGTAGATTGTATAACTATCTATATAAACTTTGACATTCTACTACAATAATCTTGCtcaattattttctattaaattaaatatttattcttAGAATTGAATTGATATGTCAAATTTGGAATATTGGAAACCTTTGAGTAGATTAAATCTACTGGACTTAAGGTTACCTCATTTATTATATAGTTTTAAAGTGAAAGTAGCTTCGAATAAAGTGtttaaaatatatactttttaaGGCTCAAATCATAGTCAATAGTATAAAAAGATACAATATAATAGCAAAAAccaaaaattttaagttttaactGATAAAACTGTTTTCAAATCTATACCAATCAGGCTAAGAGTAACCTGTTTTTTTCTCACTTATgccatattttttagttttaattctataaatgtcaaaactatttatttaataagtataattaattatcaaataaaattttcatttaacttatttattaattagatcttACAAAATCTctcaattaacaaataaactctaaaacctcttttctttacaattaatgcttaataaaaatttataaataagacatagtctaattttagaattataattgattaattaaaactaattaactgagtctacaagcagtattatctcaactagtgtggggaccatgaacctacataatcaagcttccaataagcagttctagaatttaccaagcaaattctctaacttattaattcttctttgctccactatagattcagaattgcactcttaattatatagaacaatctatatgtttcaagatatagatacgttataaattatctatttttataatctaaataatcaatgatcctctatagatgatctacatcaagtagggacaaatttactaattctacccttcaatgtatttttatccttaaaacacttagctaacctataaatgatatttcattaaactaatataattactgaaatgagtactccaccatttatctctattaagccaagctcaaaagaaatcatcatttcacttctatgcatTTATAGGAGCTATAAATTCCGTATcaatgattagcgctcccactcaattcgtcaactttaacgaacaattcaaagaacataaataatacaattgaactagaacctaaccatctcaggattgagatcattgatCTAAAAtaaactaggtgatattgacttagatagatagtacggtaagtttatgatatcttatccaagtttaATATCAGTCCAATCTGATGTATAACAATACATTCAATCCAATCTTACTTTACCAatgccctgaaaaggacatagcacttatccaaggtacaagtaaactacattgttgattattatatcagtaaaatcttgtgtactgataaattgTAGGACTATAttcaatcacataatcttgattagtttccactgtgttgatatTAGTAatcaagaatatcaatgtgataaggattttgatgaatttataaatcaaacaaatgatcatgaaataaacatgtgaaccaaataagatattaaacaagtaatgaaataaatctgtttctttattgataaatgaatattcaagattacattgaaatagagttttaattGGGGCACAAAACTCAACACCAACCCACCCAAACACAGACCGACCCGCACCCTAACCCACCCGAGCCTGAAACCCAATAACTCATGCACACAAACGGGCTGATTCAATCTACTAATTCtataaacccaaactcgaaaatCTAAAACCCGTTAAAACCCACCCGATGTGCACCCCTATCTCAAAGGGTCCATTTCAGATGGTTTATGGCTTAAACCTACTTCATCATTGATACTACTGTGGTACAATGACATTGATTGGGCAAGTTGTATCAATGAAAGATGTTCAATAGGTGGCTATCTCATGTTTTTAGGTCAAAATTTAGTCTCCTGGTCTGCTAAAAAGTAACAAGTCGTTGCTCGTTCTAACATTGAAAATGAGTTTCGAGCAATTGCTAATGTTGTTGAGATCAGATGAATTTCTTTCTTGTTGTCTGAGCTTTAAGTGGTGCTTCCTCAACCTTCAATACTTTGGGTTAATACTCAAGGTGCAATTGCATTGGCTTACAACCCTATTTTCATGCCTGAAGCTAACATATCGAGATCGACCTTCATTTTGTTCGTGATCAAATCATTAAAAAGCAGCTCTTAATTCGTTATGTTCCCTCATTAGATCATGTTGCAAATATCTTAACTAAACCTTTGTCTACTGACAAATTTAGTTACCTCAAATCCAAACTTCAAATGTCACCATCCCCTTTTCGTTTGAGGGGGATGTTAGACTGAAtaactaaattttattttgttagttATTAGTTAGAACAGTTGTTGTAAAAGttagttaaaaaatatatttagttgaGGTGGCAttagtaatatttttgtttttgaaaaacaaaaatatgttctataactattctgtttttcaattttaaaaacagaagataaaatttttgtaaattttatttaagtcgagtgaaaaaataaatgatcttGAATAAGAGAAGTACAAACCTTTTATATACTATCTAagcatatttttcaaattgacACTTCTTTCCAACAATATCTTCACATATATGTCATTATGTAATGCTTCCAACAgacaaaaactcaaaatttctcTCCTATACATAGTTATGCAACAAGAGAAAAATGTGAAATTATACTCAATTTCAAACGTAGTATCAATATTAAAGCCTAAGACCAAGAATATGATTAACATTAATATCTGATCTGCTTCATTAATCACAAACATATAATAAGTATATATTGTTCAATTTAATTTGCCtgcaatcaagctagtccttTTCAACAACAAATTTAAATACAAAGAACATCTCAAAGAGTCACTGTAAAGAGTCAGAGTTAATAGAACACAAACCACAAACTCGTCTCAACACAACTACCACAGTCTTGCCACTTGAACAGACCATGATTTGCCAAGGATCTTGCGATTTGAGCAAAAAACCAAATTTTACGGTAGTCATTAAGACCATCGCTATACGTAATCAGATCGATATACATAATCCATAGTCCACATTTCCTAAACCAGCAAACACTATATATCGAACGTACAGAATTATTAGAATGTATGCCCCCAAACGTGTAGCCTTGAACAGTTGTGGGTTAGATTGTTCAAAGAGTTTGGGATCCATTGGTGTATGGACAGCAATGGGGATAAGAAGAGTTCTAGATTATGGCAACAGCCATTTTTCAGGCTATTTGGCTAGAAGAAATAGTAGGATTTTTGAAGGCATAGATAACGTCCTTTGGAAGAAGGTTAAAGTATGGACTGCAATATGGGTCTACAGGACAAAAAGCTTTCAGGGTCTACCTTTTCAAGACCTGACTAGGCAATAGGGTTCTATTTTGTATTAGTGCCTTGGTATGGGGATATAGACATAGGCCTAAATTTATCAGGTTTTGAGCTTATTTTgtattgggaaatttgattttctatacttacatatacctaatattttatttctaaactaatacatatcatcattgaaaatatatgaccactttatctaaaacccaaaaatacccctctcaaattttccatacttttttttagtgcaaaaacataaaaaaaagtaaaaaaaaattggtagtccgatggtggtccgatggtcacctgatgctacttttgtatgtacaaaaacataaaaaaaaaaaaaattggtagcagatTTAGTTCGATGGTAGTTCGATGGGTGGtctgatgggtccgatgggtggcccgatgggtggtccgatagTGGCCCGATGGGATGGCCCGATGGATGGTCCGATGGGTagcccgatgggtggtccgatggtgtaaatggggtgatgtaaatgggagtattttagggatatcataaaaattgtcatattttacaaatattaattattatttatttagaaaaaaaaaattaaccaaatgtaagcataaaaaatcaaatttccctttgtattttatgcttttaatttttcatgttATAATGTTACCATGGTTTCCCTCCGCTAAGTGAGGCTCCCTAATAAATTTGGGAGAAGGAATCTTTAATAAGTGGACCTCGATTCACTGCAAAACTATCAAAATTTAgctaataataattttgatcATATATGTGCCACTGATagctattaaaatttaatacttttgTACTATTAAAATACAAACAAATTCTGTTAAAAATCTTAAGACTTATTAGTGTGAATGGATTGTAAATGTTTGTTTCTTTCTGCGGGAGGATGCAACTGTTAAAACTTCTGATAAAGTGACCTTAAAATAGGAATATGTTAAAAGCACAATTAGATAGCCTTATATAATAGGTGAAATtaagatatatattataaattaatttcaatactCGTTCAAGATAAGCACAATAATCCATATAATGCCCTGTGAAATATCTTCAAAATCTACCTCTACTTTTATTTAAGGTGTCTATAAATCTATGCAGTCTAGTCCTTCCTTAACTATGGTAAGTCTAACGTGCCTTCTAGAAATCGCTCTCACAAGAAAATGTACGTGACAGGATCAACTAGCTTAACACATAACAAATTCTTTAACATATAGTAAGGCAAATTAAGAAGAACTTAACCAATCCTTGTACTAAATCAATTCACTAATGTCAACAGTTCTAAACTTATCAAAGAAACTTGACAAAAAATAATGACAATCAATAACCAAAAGAATGTTTATATATTCATACATTCAATCTTATTTAGCttcttatttgaaattttagcCAAGTAGGGGAGAAAAAAACACTACAACACATGAAATCCATAAATGGAGtcgtacaaaaataaaaaaaaataaaaacataattcTACGAAACATACCTCATTGTGTTATGAAGATTTAATGGATTCAACAAATCCACTACTGAGAAGCCTCTCTACATACTTGCCAAGTATGTCGACCTCCAAATTCACCTTCAGCCCTACTTTTTTTAGAGGAATCACCACCTTTTGTTGGGTATATGAAACCAACATGAAATTGAAACAACTCTCATCATCAAACACATCCACCACAGTCAAACTAGTTCCATCCACAGTAATAAACCCTTTTGGCACCACATACTTCAAAATCTCTTTGGAAGCTTTCACCTTGATCCACAAAGAATCTCCCTCAGGCTCCATACTCACGATTTCTCCTGTTCCATCCACGTGCCCCTGAACAAAATGCCCTCCCATTCGGCTCGTGGGCTGAACCGCTCTCTCCAGATTGACCAGCGAACCGGTCGAGAGCTCGGCCAGCGACGTCTTCCGAAGCGTCTCGGGAGCTAAACCAACTGTGAATTCAGAAAATTGGTTGTCGAAGTGGGTGACTGTGAGGCAAGTCCCGTTCACGGCAATGCTATCGCCGAGGTTGACTCCCTCGAGTACTGTCTTGGCACCGATTATCATGTCGAATCCGCCATGTTCAGCGATACCAATTTGCTTGACTTGGCCCATTTCTTCAACAATTCCAGTGAAAAGGCATCTGATTGCGGTGTTTCGGTTGGGACGAAGAGATCTAGAACGGTTTCGATGAAAGGTGAGGTTGGAGATGAAGAGAGTGAGCGTTGAATAGCCAGAGAAAGGATTAAATTTGAGGTTTGCTTTGGGTGGAGTGGTGGTTAGACTAGCCAGGACTGAGCTTCTAGGAAGAGAGATTTTCGTTGTAGAGAGTACGGAAAGACAAATGGGAATTGCCATTGTTGTGTCGCCCTTCCTCTCTCCCCAACGGCCAatgttctcttctctttttaCTTTTCACTGTTAAACCCTCTCTCTTTAGGGCCGTTTGGTATGCAGGTTTTATTTCATGAGAATGGGTTTAATATTGCTTGCATCATATCTTCACCTCTACTCTCCCGTTCGTTTTTTCTTTTCCACTGCTGTTTTTTAAAACTGCAGAAAAAAATGGTTTAATTGATAATGGTGACACAACCATCGTACCAAAAACTAATACAAATTTACGAAAATTCATATCTGCATCAAGTTTTAAAATAGTAACTCACTTATATGCATTGCCAATTATGTAAAGTAAAAAgtatgtaaaaaagaaaaatcacaaaaaataataataataataaatgatggTTACAGCATATTAAACTCAAAAAACTaacaaaacaaacacataaAACACATAGTTTGAGCCCAAAAAATAAGTATTCTTTCTTAATGAAATAGTGGACACCCCATTTATCAAACTGCATATTATCACCAACCACATACTTGAAAcaattaagaaaaacactctaaAACAGCAGCCAGCCAGTACAATATTGTGTTTCAACTTTTGGGAAAACTAGATGAGCCATTTatacactattatatatatacacctcTAAACCCAATACTACTCAACATCATAAACCAAAACCACTTCTCATTCTCTCAAGCTCAAGCTCGATTCCTTGCatttagaaagaaagaaaacataATGGGCATTGCATAAAGTACCTCTTCCCTTAGTTTAGAGCTGAAAATTGTAGAAGCAAAAAGTGTAGAATCAAAACCAAGAGGTGACCTGTTTGTGAGATGTTATCTTCCAATAGGAAGCAACAAAAGAAAAGTTTGGATCGACACTAAAGAAATCCCCACCAAAAAGGACCAAGTTTGGAATGAAATTTTCTCTTTGGAGTGTTCTGGGATTGAAAGAAAAGACAGTAAAGTAAAAAAAGATGAAGACTTTGTTTTTGAATTGGACAAATGATCTAACACAAAAAAGGCACCAACACTAACCATGCCACCTTGAGAGACCAAAGGGTAATCAGAAGCATTGAGATTGATAAACCAATCCCACTTAGAAATCTCCAAAAGGATTGACATTGCATGAACCGTGGTGGAAAGCATAGTGGGTCCTCTGTAAGTCACCAAGTTTGAATTTTTAACAATCCAAATATTACCCACTTAGCTACACATATTATACTCTAACCCCATTTTCCCTCATAATGGTCtacacatattatatatatacacatgtgTGAATTATTTAGAATATGCTAGTGATAGTAATTGACTGAAGTTTGGGAGGCACGCACATCTTGTTCTTATAAGGTAATTACTACTCAAAGTATtcaatttattatttgatttggaACAAAATAGTCAAATTTAGGCCCAGCGTAGTGGGAATATAGAAAAGAGAGAAGATAATGGAAGTTGCAACTAGAGATAACATGAACACTTTGATACTCATTTTTGCAGAAAAACAAAGATGAGTTTGAGTGGGAATATACAAGTCAGTGAGTTTGAGAATAATACTACAAtactaatatataataataataactaaataATAAAACCAAATATATACAGATAGTAGaagataattatataataataccaCAATTAATATTCACTCTAGGTACTAATGAGAATACAATCATCACACAGTGTTTTTTGGGTCATGGATCTCAACACCAAAACTACATTATTCTTTGATCTCTTTCATCACTTCCCCTGAATCCAAATACACTACTCaagcttaaaataatttttctaagtcACAGTATTGAAAACCATCCAAATACAAATTCAGCCACgcatttaataaaattgaaaattaaaaaccaCTTTGAATCTCTACATATATCAAATCGCAtcactggaaaaaaaaaattgatgcaaACTATATGCATACATCAATAACAGAGTGGCAAAAAAACTTGGAAGATCAAatcaaaaaagagaaaaactGTTTGAAAAAATCATACCAAAAAATTGCATAATCCCCAAATTCAAAACCGATTCTCAGTTAACTttagtagagagagagagagagagagagagagagagagagagagagagagagagagagagagagagagagagagagagatacctGGTTCAGCAGAAGAAGGATGAAGAGATAGGGGACGACTAGGGCTTCACCAAGCTAAGCTAGAAGATGTTGATTTTCCAGgcaaataaaatacaatgtttTGGGAGATGTTAATTTTCCCTCAGTGTAAAGGTAAGGGAAGCCCACAGTAAAATGAAAACcccctttaaaaaaattaaaaatacaaacCAAACACAGACTGGACTAAGTATTCCCATTCCTGAGTAAGGAAGCCTGAGTGCCAAACGCCCCTTGGGACCGTTTGGTATGCAAGTTTCATTTCATGGGAATAGGTTTAACATTGCTGGGAGTGTGATGAAGGGAATTATAAATCTAGGAAAGCAATATTAATGTGTTTGGTTATGATGATGCTTAGGAATGTGAAGATTACTTTGTTTGGTTGACATAGGAATAGAatgtgacaactttttttttttacaataatgattatttttttaaaaaaaaatactaataatttaatttttttttttcttttttaaatgttcaaaataatttttatttattatttttcatataattttataaaaaaaaattaacaataataaataattataaaaagtaaaatatacatatataaacaaTTCTTGAACCATTGCCACCTCTCATCAGTTGAACCATCAAGAATTGGTTCAGGCTTTTTTAATAATAGCCCGTGAAGACGCAACAAAGCATTCAAAACAACATTAAATTGTCTACTCACTGTTTCACCCGAACGTGCAAATTGTTGTCTCACAATTCTATTCTTAATGTCATAAGATATAATATGTAAAAATATAGCAACCATTTCTTCAACATCTATATTCTTTGTTCCCTTCAAACCCCCGATAGTTCTAAATTGGTGACACAAAATACCAAATGTTTTCCTATCTATACGAGTATTTTCTATACAAGCTAAGTCACCAGCATGTATCATTCTAAAAAGATTTAGTTGACGTAATTGGTGCCTACGGAAAGAACTTTCAAGAAACATATTTCTACTTATATGTCTCTtacaacaaataataattatttagagTATGAAAAGAAGTGTCATCTTATTTAACATCTCCATATATTGAAGTAAAATTGTTAcaaatcttttttttctttgcaaCCAATGGAAGACGAGTCATATCTGCATCAAGTTTTGTAATAGCAACTCACTTATATGCATTACCAACTATGTAAAGTAAAAAgtatgtaaaaaagaaaaatcacaaaaaaaaaaaaatacattcaaaGAAATTACACTCATCAATAAAAATCTCACAAACAAACGAACAATTTTGTTTGCATACTTGACTAGACCAAACATTTCTAATTATGTTAAAACTCAAAGTTACAGCAACTTCCTTAAAAGTTACAGTTTAGAGTAAACAAGTTTAAATTCTTTCAGggaaataaaattttcaattaaagaGAATAacgtttttcttttctatcaatAAATGAGATAGGTTTCTTATTTGTATCATagtcaagcaaaaagataattaaaagAATGAGTAAAAGAATGAGTGATAAAGATGAGTAAAAGAATGAGTGATAAAGATGAGTAAAAGGGTGTTGTACTTATTAAATAGAAGAACACAAGTGAAAAGAAAGAGGGCACTGAGTAAGTattagaaagaagaagaaatgtGGATCTTACAAAGATGAAAAGCCTACAGTGAATCATACAATGATCCATTATATCTGTTATATTCAGAAACAGAAGAAATTGGAACTTATATACAACTGCAATATCTATACAAAAAGGAACCGATTTAGCCCCACTCCAAATTGACCACATTCCAGTAAGCAAATAAAGCATGAGTAAGGCACAAAATGCTTAATTTTAAACACTATACCTTAGCCAGAAATTATCTTCCAGTATGTATGTTAGCTTAACATCCAACATTAAATTAGTCCATCATTGAGGACATAAAAATATCTGACCTCCAAATTTGGAGGAAACCCCAAACCCGAGAAAAAATTAAGGTATCCTTTAAACAAGGAAATTGCCATCATCAGTGGCTTACACTGAATAGTGCTGGAAAGATAttgtagtaaaaaaaaatacacaaaagagAAGAGACCCTCATTTATCAAGATATCATTTCACGTATGAGTATGAAAACTGAGCACTGGTGATAGTACTACGGTAAATCAATTGTATTTTACAAtgtaaaaaacaaaatcaaagtAAAAACCATCTATTATGTCTTGGCTCAAAACTTGAAATCACCATAAATATCAATGAAACATATCATTGCCCCCAACCCCTGCTCTGCTTGAAGGTTAGGCTGTAATTTCAACTCGAgcaagaactgaatccaaatACAAACCAAACAAACAAAGAACATAAAAGAGAGCAAAAgctttttttcattttagaGAAACAAAGCAGAATGAACATAATCTCAGCTTTATATGTTTAattgtaaacttaaataaaataaaagtagatTTTTAAATAACTGAGATTGAAGGGTTTATAGGTCACCATCTACAAAATGATCGTTAAATCTAAGCATAGcaattcaattcatgaaattcacacaagCACAAATATATTCCACAAAACAAATCTCAGATTCAATTCAATAAACAATTATACCATCACAATTCAATGAAACAATCAACAAAAGCATCTCATCTAGAATCTTTCACTTCCCATAACCCTCGTCCCCAACcagaaaatgagagagagagagagagagagagagagagagagagagagagagagagagagaaatacctGAGAATTGGTTGATGGAAGGAAGGAGATGAAGAGCAGGGGCGGGTAGGCTTGGTTGTTCTTCCAGTCGGGTGAGCTTTCCTGAGAAATGAAACTCTTGTGTTATCAAGACTAGAGGTGGATTggatagggaaatttacaccctGTACTGATATTTcccattttatttcttttttactgttacacggcaattattatatttttactgtgtatactattttttttttttttaattttgttcaaACCTATTTAATGTACTGATTGATGATTTTTATGTCACTTTCATGtcagattttttatttaatatactgattgttttttattttattttttttaaatttaaattttaagtcCAACATGTGGtcccattttttaaaatttatatatgtgttttggTGATTGATGACTTACATCacttttttgactattttttttaattaaatttgaaaaagtgaAATACCCACCCACCCACCCACCCACCCACGTGATCTCCATTAATTCCAAGGCTTtacatatattttctatttctctctctatctctttttGTGGGTTGGTATCTATTAAAAATTTCTTGAGATTGGTGTCTTGCataaagaaaatttattgagATTAGTGTCTAAGATGAAGACCATCAACTAAGGACTTTAGATAAAATCCTTTTTCCCACTCTTCACTATTTCAGAAATTTACAAAACTCACtcctttcatttatttttttttacttgggttttgagagagaaaatcaagatatatatatagagaaagtTTTTGTGGGTGTGTttcagagagagagatagaaaaAACTTGAAACGAGAGTAGACTGATGAAGGAGTGTGGAGGCTCTCTTGGTGAAGAGAGTCCATCTCGTGAGAATATCTTCAAGAAGAACAatacagaagaagaagaagaagaagaagaagaagaagaagaagaagaagaagaagaagaagaagaagaagaagaagaagaagaagaacagacAACTCAAACTTTCTAagtaaaaaaattctctttttttctttatttattttttcttttttggggttGTAGTTTAGCTCTGGTTTCGTGAGTGGTGTTGTTGTATCGTTTGATAACTCTTATGacttattttgttattgatttattattgttttaatgttgttttactgttgttttctttcaatttttatcacatttttctaaatattattgTACTGCTCTATTTTTAATAGTAATAGAGAATAATGAAATTTGTATGTAAGTTATTTTCTTCAGTTCTCATATGCTCTAATATATGTTCAGTTTTCCtctg
Encoded here:
- the LOC115710326 gene encoding riboflavin synthase, with protein sequence MAIPICLSVLSTTKISLPRSSVLASLTTTPPKANLKFNPFSGYSTLTLFISNLTFHRNRSRSLRPNRNTAIRCLFTGIVEEMGQVKQIGIAEHGGFDMIIGAKTVLEGVNLGDSIAVNGTCLTVTHFDNQFSEFTVGLAPETLRKTSLAELSTGSLVNLERAVQPTSRMGGHFVQGHVDGTGEIVSMEPEGDSLWIKVKASKEILKYVVPKGFITVDGTSLTVVDVFDDESCFNFMLVSYTQQKVVIPLKKVGLKVNLEVDILGKYVERLLSSGFVESIKSS